One Kallotenue papyrolyticum genomic window carries:
- a CDS encoding acyl-CoA dehydrogenase family protein: protein MELLIDPETQALADRVRRFIDTEVIPREPLATHPDGWPPEVWAEVRAAAKAAGVWAPQLPRELGGLGLTLSQCAPVFEAAGRSLLGPGALNCAAPDEGNLHLLERYATPAQRERYLLPLAAGMIRSAFAMTEPAPGAGSDPTMIRTQATRRGQRWVINGHKWFVTGADGAAFVIVMARTNPDVPASEGCTLFLVDADHPGLQLVRRIPGLGAHLPGGHCELRLVACEVGDEAVLGPVNRGFALTQQRLGPARLTHCMRWIGAAQRALEIATARAREREAFGAPLAQHQAVQWMLADSEIDLHAARLMVLHAAALIDHGDEARRETSICKVFVAEAVNRVIDRAVQICGALGIAHDLPLATMYAEARAFRIYDGASEVHRMVIARQVLRAAARQAAAADQS, encoded by the coding sequence ATGGAACTGCTGATCGATCCCGAGACCCAGGCGCTGGCCGACCGCGTGCGGCGCTTCATCGACACGGAAGTGATCCCGCGCGAGCCGCTGGCGACCCATCCCGACGGCTGGCCACCCGAGGTCTGGGCCGAGGTGCGCGCCGCGGCCAAAGCTGCCGGTGTGTGGGCCCCGCAACTGCCGCGTGAGCTGGGCGGGCTGGGGCTGACGCTCAGCCAATGCGCGCCGGTGTTCGAAGCCGCCGGACGGAGCCTGCTGGGGCCGGGCGCGCTCAACTGCGCCGCGCCCGACGAAGGCAACCTCCATCTGCTGGAGCGCTACGCTACGCCCGCGCAGCGCGAACGCTACCTGCTGCCGCTGGCCGCCGGCATGATCCGCTCGGCCTTCGCCATGACCGAGCCCGCGCCGGGCGCGGGCTCCGACCCGACCATGATCCGTACACAGGCGACGCGCCGGGGCCAGCGCTGGGTGATCAACGGCCATAAATGGTTTGTCACCGGCGCCGACGGGGCGGCCTTCGTGATCGTCATGGCACGTACCAACCCGGACGTACCCGCCAGCGAGGGCTGTACCCTGTTTCTGGTGGATGCCGACCATCCCGGTCTCCAGCTGGTGCGGCGCATACCAGGCCTGGGCGCGCACCTGCCCGGCGGCCACTGCGAGCTGCGCCTGGTAGCGTGCGAGGTTGGTGACGAGGCCGTGCTTGGCCCCGTGAACCGTGGCTTCGCCCTGACCCAACAGCGTCTCGGCCCGGCACGTCTGACGCACTGCATGCGCTGGATCGGCGCAGCGCAGCGCGCGCTGGAGATCGCCACCGCCCGCGCGCGCGAACGGGAAGCCTTCGGCGCGCCGCTGGCCCAGCACCAGGCGGTGCAGTGGATGCTGGCCGATTCGGAGATCGATCTGCATGCCGCGCGCTTGATGGTACTGCACGCTGCGGCCCTGATCGACCATGGCGATGAGGCCCGCCGCGAGACTTCGATCTGTAAGGTCTTTGTTGCCGAAGCGGTCAACCGCGTGATCGACCGCGCCGTGCAGATCTGTGGTGCGCTGGGCATCGCCCACGACCTGCCGCTGGCGACGATGTACGCTGAAGCGCGCGCCTTCCGCATCTACGATGGCGCTAGCGAAGTGCACCGCATGGTGATCGCGCGGCAGGTGCTGCGCGCTGCCGCACGTCAGGCAGCAGCAGCGGATCAGTCCTGA
- a CDS encoding phosphotransferase family protein, translating into MLTSIDDLRQRLARFISQQTGSAVRITMLQRLSGGASRDTWALDLEIDTGRDAGTYALILRRDAGSSMNPEALSRAQEFRLLRAADAQGVAVPRARWLCTDAAVLGAPFLLMDRIAGETLGARIVRRPEFAAARARLPQQMAEQLARIHAMPTDLDGVADLPRPASGESPAQHALAGVVRAVAALDLHNPAVAWALRWLEHHAPPPPATLTLVHGDFRIGNMIVAEDGLRAVIDWEFAHLGDPHEDLAWPCVRDWRFGADQLEFGGVGRRDDFLAAYTRASGREVDRAAVRWWEIMGNLRWSVTCLVQAERHLSGRDWSIELASLGRRAAEMELEYLRLIAATP; encoded by the coding sequence ATGCTTACCAGTATAGATGATCTGCGCCAGCGGCTCGCCCGCTTCATCAGCCAGCAGACCGGCAGCGCGGTGCGCATCACCATGCTGCAGCGGCTCAGCGGCGGTGCGTCGCGCGATACCTGGGCGCTCGACCTGGAGATCGACACGGGCCGGGACGCGGGCACCTACGCGCTGATCCTGCGCCGCGACGCCGGGTCGAGCATGAACCCCGAAGCGCTCAGTCGCGCGCAGGAGTTTCGGCTGTTGCGCGCCGCCGACGCACAGGGCGTGGCCGTGCCGCGGGCGCGCTGGCTGTGCACCGATGCCGCGGTGCTGGGCGCGCCCTTTCTGCTCATGGATCGTATCGCCGGCGAGACGCTCGGCGCGCGCATCGTTCGCCGACCGGAGTTCGCCGCGGCGCGCGCGCGCTTGCCCCAGCAGATGGCCGAGCAACTGGCGCGCATCCATGCCATGCCGACCGACCTCGACGGTGTGGCCGACCTGCCCCGTCCTGCCTCGGGCGAGAGTCCCGCGCAGCATGCGCTGGCAGGCGTTGTCCGCGCCGTGGCCGCGCTCGATCTCCACAATCCGGCGGTGGCTTGGGCACTGCGCTGGCTGGAACACCACGCGCCACCGCCGCCCGCGACGCTGACGCTGGTGCATGGCGACTTCCGCATCGGCAACATGATCGTTGCCGAGGATGGCCTGCGCGCGGTGATCGACTGGGAGTTTGCGCATCTGGGCGATCCCCATGAAGACCTGGCCTGGCCCTGCGTGCGCGACTGGCGCTTCGGCGCCGATCAGCTCGAGTTCGGTGGCGTGGGGCGGCGCGACGATTTTCTGGCGGCCTACACCCGCGCCTCAGGGCGGGAGGTGGACCGCGCTGCCGTGCGCTGGTGGGAGATCATGGGCAACCTGCGCTGGTCGGTCACCTGCCTGGTGCAGGCTGAGCGCCACCTGTCGGGCCGCGACTGGAGCATCGAACTGGCCAGTCTGGGACGGCGCGCGGCCGAGATGGAGCTGGAATATCTGCGCCTGATCGCCGCGACGCCGTGA